From Paenibacillus physcomitrellae, the proteins below share one genomic window:
- the abc-f gene encoding ribosomal protection-like ABC-F family protein, translating into MILQGQHIQKYYGAELVLSDVSLEISAGEKVGLIGRNGAGKTTLLRVLSGLEKPDGGQLAVQKGTQIGVLAQIPQGLEGQTVYGKLQEAFKELLDCQAEMERLALELGSSEGTGAGHETVKYEAALAKYGQLLEKFETGGGYEMDARIERVTQGLGIPEEQLEQPFASLSGGEKTKIGLAVILLQEPDLLILDEPTNHLDLEAVRWLEEYLRALKAAVVVISHDRYFLDAVTAKTIEIEDGEAFTYHGNYSFYKQEKEVLLLRQFADYQEQQKKIRKMQETIKQLIEWGNRSNPPNAGFHRRAASMQKALDRMVKLKRPVLERKAIDLQLTQQDRSGKRALVFEQAGKSFGWRRLFAGLNATLMYGDCAVLIGGNGTGKSTLLKCAIGQETLDEGEARLGSRAELGYLAQESVPSAGKDTVLDYYRREAGMETGEARGQLARFLFYGADVFKRVSDLSGGEWTRLRLAILMRQQPNLLLLDEPTNHLDIDSREALEEALEEFAGSVLAVSHDRYFINRIASRIWSLEAGQLYDYAGNYDDYLEQRAKRRGFSGDALSADHPAKLVTPAHPSPASELEPSAGQAASQQANQAASPASKRHPRKAAAANPATIACLERDIAEAESALARLDAEMLEPDTACDAEKLQRLQAEREPLQSSLDALYEQYLANDI; encoded by the coding sequence ATGATTCTGCAAGGACAACATATTCAAAAATATTACGGCGCCGAGCTGGTGCTCAGTGATGTATCGCTCGAAATCAGCGCCGGAGAGAAAGTCGGTCTGATTGGCCGCAACGGAGCAGGCAAAACGACGCTGCTGCGCGTCCTATCCGGACTGGAGAAGCCGGACGGCGGACAGCTTGCTGTTCAGAAAGGCACACAGATCGGCGTGCTGGCGCAAATTCCGCAGGGCCTTGAAGGACAAACCGTGTACGGCAAGCTGCAGGAGGCTTTTAAAGAGCTGCTGGACTGTCAGGCCGAAATGGAGCGGCTGGCTTTAGAGCTTGGCAGCAGCGAAGGCACCGGCGCCGGGCACGAAACCGTGAAGTACGAAGCCGCATTGGCCAAATACGGTCAGCTGCTGGAGAAGTTTGAGACCGGCGGAGGTTATGAAATGGATGCCCGCATCGAGCGCGTTACCCAAGGCCTGGGCATTCCCGAAGAGCAGCTTGAACAGCCTTTCGCCTCGCTGTCGGGCGGGGAGAAGACGAAGATCGGGCTGGCCGTTATTTTACTGCAGGAGCCTGACCTGCTCATCCTTGATGAGCCGACCAATCACCTCGACCTGGAGGCCGTGCGATGGCTGGAGGAATATCTGCGTGCGCTGAAGGCCGCTGTCGTCGTTATTTCTCATGACCGCTACTTTCTGGATGCCGTTACGGCCAAAACGATCGAAATTGAAGACGGAGAAGCCTTCACTTATCATGGGAACTACAGCTTCTACAAACAGGAGAAAGAAGTGCTGCTGCTGCGGCAGTTCGCCGATTACCAGGAGCAGCAGAAGAAGATCAGGAAGATGCAGGAGACGATCAAGCAGCTCATTGAATGGGGCAACCGCTCCAACCCGCCGAATGCCGGCTTCCACCGCCGGGCGGCCTCGATGCAGAAGGCGCTGGACCGCATGGTCAAGCTGAAGCGGCCGGTACTCGAGCGCAAGGCGATCGACCTGCAGCTGACGCAGCAGGACCGCTCCGGCAAACGGGCGCTGGTCTTCGAGCAGGCCGGAAAAAGCTTCGGCTGGCGCCGGCTGTTCGCGGGTCTGAACGCGACCCTCATGTACGGCGACTGCGCCGTCCTGATCGGCGGCAACGGGACCGGCAAGAGCACCCTGCTCAAGTGTGCGATCGGCCAGGAGACGCTGGACGAAGGCGAAGCCCGCCTCGGTTCCCGGGCGGAGCTTGGGTATCTCGCCCAGGAAAGCGTGCCGTCCGCGGGCAAAGACACGGTGCTCGACTATTACCGGCGCGAAGCCGGAATGGAGACCGGAGAAGCGCGCGGTCAGCTGGCGCGCTTCTTGTTCTACGGCGCTGACGTATTCAAACGTGTCAGCGACCTGTCAGGCGGCGAGTGGACGCGGCTGCGGCTCGCCATCCTGATGCGGCAGCAGCCGAACCTGCTGCTGCTCGACGAACCGACGAACCACCTCGATATCGACTCCCGCGAAGCGCTGGAGGAGGCGCTGGAGGAGTTCGCCGGCTCGGTGCTGGCAGTCTCACATGACCGCTACTTCATCAACCGGATCGCGAGCCGGATCTGGAGCCTGGAAGCGGGTCAGCTGTATGATTACGCCGGGAATTACGACGATTATCTGGAGCAGCGGGCCAAAAGGCGGGGCTTCTCCGGGGATGCCCTTTCCGCGGATCATCCCGCTAAACTGGTCACCCCGGCTCATCCGTCTCCTGCTTCTGAGTTGGAACCATCGGCCGGACAGGCTGCAAGCCAACAGGCAAATCAAGCAGCTTCCCCTGCTTCTAAACGTCACCCTCGCAAAGCAGCGGCGGCAAATCCGGCCACGATTGCCTGTCTGGAACGGGACATTGCGGAAGCAGAATCCGCCCTTGCCCGTTTGGATGCGGAGATGCTGGAGCCGGATACCGCCTGCGATGCTGAGAAGCTGCAGCGGCTGCAGGCGGAGCGTGAACCGCTGCAGAGCAGCCTGGATGCCCTGTACGAACAATATCTGGCGAACGATATTTGA
- a CDS encoding RAxF-45 family protein, producing the protein MDRKLAWSRINQLPMILSGIFYRGSLNGIRLPFFNNLMYR; encoded by the coding sequence ATGGACCGCAAATTGGCGTGGAGTCGGATTAATCAGCTTCCTATGATTTTGTCCGGCATTTTTTACAGAGGTTCGTTGAACGGGATCCGTCTGCCCTTTTTCAACAATCTCATGTACCGCTAA
- a CDS encoding DUF4097 family beta strand repeat-containing protein, with protein MNKSRNWPVAVVVLLAIGLAGMAYQHFKFGEERKDFERRWNLTAAQLQSLSIVSDDPSDIHFIPAKEGSGYVQLSGKLKPEIARRLSQTEPAPDGLQLDLSSDSFSIFSFSFRSTKSQITVALPEGSELGRFQLDLKSGGGSIHGVRAGRADLKTSSGRLVVSDVKAAQINLHSSSGKITAEQLEGTITAATSSGGMSLTRISGDGTYTLSSGNLDGTGMTGQVAIQTSSGNVALSQFSGSGQIASRSGNITLSGQRSDSLNITARSGNVKLSKDDAFRGIYDLRASSGSIHAPESPGQTHDVIEIRTRSGNITIR; from the coding sequence ATGAATAAATCGAGAAACTGGCCGGTTGCCGTCGTCGTGCTTCTGGCCATCGGGCTGGCCGGCATGGCTTATCAGCATTTCAAATTCGGCGAAGAGCGGAAGGATTTCGAGCGGCGCTGGAATCTAACTGCCGCGCAGCTGCAAAGCTTGTCGATTGTGAGCGACGATCCCTCCGACATTCATTTCATTCCCGCTAAGGAAGGCAGCGGCTACGTCCAGCTGAGCGGCAAGCTCAAGCCTGAAATCGCCCGCAGGCTCAGCCAGACTGAACCCGCCCCGGACGGGCTTCAGCTCGACTTGAGTTCTGATTCCTTCTCTATCTTCTCCTTCAGCTTCAGGTCAACCAAATCCCAAATCACGGTTGCTCTTCCGGAAGGCTCGGAGCTCGGCCGGTTCCAGCTCGATCTCAAATCCGGCGGCGGCAGCATCCATGGTGTGAGAGCCGGACGGGCCGATTTGAAGACTTCCTCCGGCCGCCTGGTCGTCTCGGACGTCAAAGCAGCTCAGATCAACCTTCACTCCTCCTCCGGCAAAATAACGGCCGAACAACTGGAAGGCACTATAACTGCAGCAACAAGCTCAGGCGGCATGTCTTTAACCAGGATTTCCGGAGACGGCACTTATACCTTAAGCTCTGGCAATTTGGACGGAACCGGAATGACCGGTCAGGTCGCCATTCAGACCTCATCAGGGAACGTTGCGCTGAGTCAATTCAGCGGCAGCGGGCAGATCGCTTCCAGATCAGGCAACATTACGCTCAGCGGCCAGCGCTCCGACTCGCTGAATATTACGGCTCGTTCAGGGAACGTTAAGCTGTCCAAAGACGATGCTTTCCGGGGCATATACGATCTCCGGGCAAGCTCGGGCAGCATTCATGCGCCCGAATCACCCGGGCAAACCCATGATGTGATCGAGATCCGGACCCGGTCGGGGAATATTACCATCCGATAA
- a CDS encoding MarR family winged helix-turn-helix transcriptional regulator gives MDIQDQSAVGRLMEVMRQLRRTQLNKISFEGYNASMLRVLFLLGRGCGQHPEGMTVSEISSRMEVTPPTVTPLIKSLEAEGLILRVNDQEDRRVVRVLLTEEGQALRKRAMEMSLDRMKRISEHLGQEKTEQLAGLLEEVVDYLNHRDGQKTE, from the coding sequence TTGGACATCCAGGATCAGTCAGCTGTTGGCAGACTGATGGAGGTTATGCGGCAGCTGCGCAGAACTCAGTTGAACAAGATTTCTTTTGAAGGCTATAACGCCAGCATGCTCCGGGTTTTGTTCCTGTTAGGAAGAGGCTGTGGTCAGCATCCGGAAGGGATGACCGTCTCCGAGATCAGCAGCCGGATGGAGGTAACGCCTCCTACGGTTACGCCGCTGATCAAAAGCCTTGAAGCGGAAGGTCTTATTCTGCGGGTCAATGATCAGGAGGACCGGAGAGTGGTGCGCGTGCTGCTGACTGAAGAGGGGCAGGCGCTGCGCAAGCGGGCGATGGAAATGAGCTTGGACCGTATGAAGCGGATCAGCGAGCATTTGGGCCAAGAGAAAACGGAACAGCTCGCGGGCCTGCTGGAAGAAGTAGTGGATTATTTGAATCACCGGGACGGACAGAAGACCGAATAG
- a CDS encoding FAD-dependent oxidoreductase: MASSEIPRTSELPQFPESLWERTTEFPRFPRLQGEANADVVVVGGGITGLTTAYLLMKEGLQVALVEMGSLLHGTTGHTTAKITAQHGLIYDQLIDHFGEEKARLYYEANEEAVHFMQSFAKEHGIDCGMVEEDAYLFAESDDELKDLKKEWAAYQKLGIPGEWQESLPLPLLVKGAIKLSGQARFHPLQYLHFMVQLLQEGGAAIYEHTTIAEKVDKVSGRLKLHTEDSASSITCNYAVSASHFPFYDGGAMYFSRLHAERSYIVAIEPETSFPGGMYINCSNPKRSLRAAEWNGKTLVLVGGEGHKTGKALCTIRNYEALELYGASLFGAKNIPFRWSAQDLITLDQVPYIGQATNDDPHILVATGFAKWGMSTGTLAALMFRDRIMKRDNRYEDVFSPQRFKADPGIKNFIVQNAEVAKDLVAGKVGLVHRKADELQNDEGAIVKHLGKRAGAYKDREGQLYLVDTTCTHMGCEVDWNEGERSWDCPCHGSRFNYKGEVIEGPATQPLTPLTQHQHEG; encoded by the coding sequence ATGGCAAGCAGTGAAATTCCACGCACCAGCGAGCTGCCCCAATTTCCTGAATCCCTGTGGGAGCGTACCACTGAATTCCCCCGGTTCCCGCGGCTCCAAGGCGAAGCCAATGCGGATGTTGTCGTGGTCGGCGGCGGCATCACCGGGCTTACGACAGCCTATTTGCTGATGAAGGAAGGGCTGCAGGTTGCACTTGTTGAAATGGGCAGCCTGCTCCACGGCACAACCGGCCATACGACGGCCAAAATTACGGCCCAGCACGGGCTGATCTATGATCAGCTGATCGATCATTTCGGTGAAGAGAAAGCCAGATTATATTATGAAGCCAATGAGGAAGCTGTCCATTTCATGCAGAGCTTTGCCAAAGAACATGGAATTGACTGCGGCATGGTCGAAGAAGATGCCTATTTATTCGCCGAGTCGGACGATGAGCTGAAGGATCTGAAGAAAGAATGGGCCGCCTATCAGAAGCTCGGCATTCCCGGCGAATGGCAGGAATCTCTTCCGCTGCCGCTGCTGGTTAAAGGGGCCATCAAGCTGTCCGGGCAGGCCCGCTTCCACCCGCTGCAGTATCTCCACTTCATGGTGCAGCTGCTGCAGGAGGGCGGCGCTGCCATTTACGAGCACACGACCATTGCTGAGAAAGTGGATAAGGTGAGCGGCCGGCTGAAGCTGCATACGGAAGACAGCGCCTCCTCCATCACCTGCAATTATGCCGTTTCTGCCTCCCATTTCCCCTTCTATGACGGAGGCGCGATGTATTTCTCCCGGCTGCATGCCGAACGTTCCTATATCGTAGCCATCGAACCTGAGACCTCATTTCCCGGCGGCATGTATATCAACTGCAGCAATCCGAAGCGTTCGCTCAGAGCGGCGGAGTGGAACGGCAAAACGCTGGTGCTGGTCGGCGGAGAGGGCCACAAAACAGGGAAAGCGCTCTGTACGATCCGGAATTATGAGGCGTTAGAGCTTTACGGAGCTTCGCTGTTTGGAGCGAAAAACATCCCGTTCCGCTGGTCCGCCCAAGACTTGATCACGCTGGATCAGGTCCCTTATATCGGGCAGGCCACAAACGATGACCCGCATATTCTCGTTGCAACGGGATTCGCCAAGTGGGGCATGTCCACCGGAACTCTGGCAGCTCTTATGTTCAGAGACCGGATTATGAAGCGGGACAACCGGTATGAGGATGTGTTTAGTCCGCAGCGATTCAAAGCCGATCCGGGCATCAAAAATTTCATCGTGCAGAATGCGGAAGTCGCCAAAGATCTCGTAGCAGGAAAAGTCGGGCTCGTCCACCGGAAAGCCGACGAACTGCAAAACGACGAAGGCGCTATCGTCAAGCATCTCGGCAAACGGGCCGGCGCCTACAAAGATCGGGAGGGCCAGCTGTACCTGGTGGATACGACCTGCACCCATATGGGCTGCGAAGTCGACTGGAACGAAGGGGAACGCTCCTGGGACTGCCCGTGCCACGGTTCACGGTTCAATTACAAAGGCGAGGTTATCGAAGGTCCGGCGACCCAGCCGCTTACGCCGCTGACCCAGCATCAGCATGAAGGCTGA
- a CDS encoding ABC transporter ATP-binding protein, with translation MFKLFRLLKPYRIPVIITLILVFIQSLAELYLPTLMSDIVDEGVVKGNTAYIWRFGFYMLLVAMGSMICSIVASYFSSMSATGFGKLLRGRVFKHVTNFSLEEFDKIGTASLITRTTNDINQIQQVLVMMLRIMVMAPMMAIGGLIMALSKDRELTLIFVVVIPVMGLLIAAIAGKGLPLFKAIQKKIDKLNLVLREALTGIRVIRSFNRIDYEKQKFDAANRDLTETSIKVNKIFAVMMPAMMIIMNFTQIAIVWFGGHRIDTGEMQVGDLMAFIQYAMQIMFSILMVTMIFVMIPRASASAERINEVLNVDPVIKDWTEQDERDAQKAVHEAAAQAQSAFGQSDTGGEPGVAGQAAAPDEAQPLRGYLEFRDVTFSYPGAEQPAIQHVSFAAKPGEITAIIGGTGAGKSTLVSLIPRFYDVDSGEILIDGVDIRRMTQAKLRGKIGFVPQKAVLFTGTVTDNIRYGKEDATDEEVRHAAKIAQADEFISKMEEGYNAPISQGGSNVSGGQKQRLSIARALVRRAELLIFDDSFSALDFKTDAKLRAALKQEAADSTMLIVAQRVSTVMDADRIIVLNESEVAGIGTHRELMETCDVYREIVSSQLSEEEIA, from the coding sequence ATGTTTAAGTTGTTCAGGCTCTTGAAGCCGTACCGGATTCCCGTGATCATTACCTTGATATTGGTATTTATCCAGTCACTGGCGGAATTATATCTTCCTACCCTGATGTCAGATATCGTGGACGAGGGGGTCGTCAAGGGGAATACGGCGTACATTTGGCGTTTTGGATTCTATATGCTGCTGGTTGCTATGGGCAGTATGATTTGTTCCATTGTGGCCAGTTATTTTTCTTCCATGTCGGCTACCGGCTTCGGCAAGCTGCTGCGTGGACGGGTATTCAAACATGTAACGAACTTTTCGCTTGAGGAATTTGACAAGATTGGCACGGCTTCGCTCATTACGCGGACAACCAATGACATTAACCAGATTCAGCAGGTGCTGGTGATGATGCTCCGCATCATGGTTATGGCTCCGATGATGGCGATCGGTGGCCTGATCATGGCGTTGTCCAAGGACCGGGAGCTGACGCTGATCTTTGTAGTCGTCATTCCGGTGATGGGGCTGCTGATCGCGGCGATTGCCGGTAAAGGCCTGCCGTTGTTCAAGGCGATTCAGAAGAAGATCGACAAACTGAACCTGGTGCTTCGCGAAGCCCTGACGGGCATTCGGGTTATCCGCTCCTTCAACCGGATTGATTACGAGAAGCAAAAGTTTGACGCGGCCAACCGCGACCTGACGGAAACCTCGATCAAGGTCAACAAAATTTTTGCGGTTATGATGCCGGCAATGATGATTATTATGAACTTTACACAAATCGCGATCGTCTGGTTCGGCGGACACAGGATCGATACCGGCGAAATGCAGGTCGGCGATCTGATGGCTTTTATCCAATATGCGATGCAAATCATGTTCTCCATCTTGATGGTGACGATGATCTTTGTAATGATTCCGCGGGCTTCCGCTTCGGCAGAGCGCATTAACGAGGTGCTGAATGTCGATCCTGTCATTAAAGATTGGACAGAGCAGGATGAACGGGACGCTCAGAAAGCAGTACATGAAGCAGCTGCACAGGCTCAATCAGCCTTCGGGCAGTCAGACACTGGAGGGGAGCCGGGAGTGGCCGGCCAAGCGGCTGCTCCTGATGAGGCGCAGCCGTTGCGGGGTTATCTGGAGTTCCGGGACGTCACTTTCAGCTATCCGGGCGCCGAACAGCCGGCGATTCAGCATGTTTCTTTTGCTGCGAAGCCGGGTGAAATCACGGCGATTATCGGCGGCACAGGCGCGGGTAAATCGACTTTGGTCAGCCTGATTCCGCGTTTCTATGATGTGGACAGCGGGGAAATTTTGATCGATGGCGTCGATATTCGAAGAATGACCCAAGCCAAGCTGCGCGGCAAAATCGGCTTTGTGCCTCAGAAGGCCGTTCTCTTCACAGGTACGGTGACGGACAATATCCGTTACGGCAAAGAAGATGCGACGGATGAAGAAGTGCGTCATGCGGCGAAGATCGCCCAGGCGGACGAATTTATTTCCAAGATGGAAGAGGGCTACAACGCTCCGATTTCGCAGGGCGGCTCCAACGTCTCCGGCGGTCAGAAGCAGCGTTTGTCCATTGCCCGCGCGCTGGTGCGCCGAGCTGAGCTGCTGATCTTCGACGACAGCTTCTCCGCGCTTGACTTCAAGACGGATGCCAAGCTCCGCGCTGCGCTGAAGCAGGAAGCAGCCGACTCTACCATGCTGATCGTCGCCCAGCGGGTCAGCACAGTAATGGATGCCGACCGGATTATCGTGCTGAACGAAAGTGAAGTAGCGGGAATCGGCACTCACCGCGAGCTGATGGAGACCTGCGACGTATACCGTGAAATTGTCAGCTCCCAGCTGTCAGAGGAGGAGATCGCATGA
- a CDS encoding ABC transporter ATP-binding protein translates to MSQANGNGKPAGMPRGGGGPMGPGGGGRGMGMPVQKAKDFKGTLLRLMKYLKPFRFKLSIVFITAILSTVFSIYGPKVLGQATTKLLEGLLGKSQGGHIDFEGIWRIVLELVGLYLLSAVFSYIQQYLMAGVAQRTVFQLRRDVNEKLNKLPLKYFDSRTNGEILSRVTNDVDNISTTLQQSLTQLITSVVTIIGVLIMMLTISPWMTLIALVTLPVSVLAITQVAKRSQKQFAEQQKELGMLNGHVEEMYTGHKIVKVFGREQESLNKFDEVNDRLFQAGRKAQFLSGIIMPIMNFIGNIGYVLISVVGGLFVIKNMITIGDVQAFIQYMRQFTQPITQTANIANIIQSTVASAERVFEVLDEEEEVPEVSTPRKLALPQGDVAFEHVQFGYDGKPTLIEDMSIEAKQGQTIAIVGPTGAGKTTLINLLMRFYELRGGRITIDGMDIKDMKRGDLHKLFGMVLQDTWLFNGTIRDNIAYGREGASEADVVRAAKMAHADHFIRTLPQGYDTVLNEEASNISQGQKQLLTIARAILADPAILILDEATSSVDTRTEVYIQNAMNELMKGRTSFVIAHRLSTIKGADLILVMNQGTVIEQGTHDELMAQNGFYADLYNSQFSDDAEPSAG, encoded by the coding sequence ATGAGTCAGGCTAACGGAAACGGAAAACCGGCTGGAATGCCGCGCGGAGGCGGGGGACCGATGGGTCCTGGCGGAGGCGGCCGGGGAATGGGCATGCCTGTCCAGAAAGCGAAGGACTTCAAAGGCACGCTCCTGCGGCTGATGAAATATTTGAAGCCTTTCCGCTTCAAATTATCGATTGTTTTTATTACGGCTATCTTGAGTACCGTCTTCAGCATTTATGGTCCGAAAGTGCTCGGCCAAGCGACGACCAAACTCCTTGAAGGTCTGTTGGGCAAGTCGCAGGGCGGCCATATTGATTTTGAAGGCATTTGGCGTATTGTTCTGGAGCTGGTAGGTTTGTATCTGTTAAGCGCCGTCTTTAGTTACATCCAGCAGTATCTGATGGCGGGCGTTGCCCAGCGTACGGTATTCCAGCTGCGCCGGGATGTGAACGAGAAGCTGAACAAGCTTCCGCTGAAATATTTTGATTCCCGCACCAACGGGGAAATTCTCAGCCGCGTCACCAACGATGTGGACAATATCAGTACGACGCTGCAGCAAAGCTTGACGCAGCTGATTACATCGGTTGTAACGATCATTGGCGTATTGATCATGATGCTGACGATCAGCCCGTGGATGACCTTGATTGCTTTGGTTACGCTGCCGGTCAGCGTGCTGGCCATTACCCAGGTCGCCAAACGGTCGCAGAAGCAGTTCGCCGAGCAGCAGAAGGAACTTGGAATGCTGAACGGGCATGTGGAGGAAATGTACACCGGCCACAAAATCGTTAAAGTCTTCGGCCGTGAACAGGAATCGCTGAATAAATTCGATGAAGTCAACGACCGGCTGTTCCAGGCCGGACGCAAAGCGCAGTTCCTGTCCGGCATCATCATGCCGATCATGAACTTTATTGGCAACATCGGTTATGTGCTGATTTCCGTAGTGGGCGGCTTGTTCGTAATCAAAAATATGATCACGATCGGTGACGTCCAGGCCTTTATCCAGTACATGCGCCAGTTCACCCAGCCGATTACGCAAACCGCCAACATTGCCAACATCATTCAGTCGACCGTAGCGTCGGCGGAACGTGTCTTTGAAGTGCTGGATGAAGAAGAAGAGGTTCCAGAGGTGTCTACGCCGAGGAAATTGGCATTACCTCAAGGCGACGTGGCCTTCGAGCATGTCCAGTTCGGGTATGACGGCAAACCTACGCTGATTGAGGATATGAGCATTGAAGCGAAGCAGGGACAAACGATTGCGATTGTCGGGCCGACAGGTGCCGGTAAAACAACGCTGATCAACCTGCTGATGCGCTTCTACGAGCTGCGGGGCGGCCGGATTACGATTGACGGTATGGACATCAAGGACATGAAACGCGGCGATCTGCACAAGCTGTTCGGCATGGTGCTTCAGGATACGTGGCTGTTTAACGGCACGATCCGGGACAACATTGCTTACGGCCGTGAAGGCGCCTCGGAGGCCGATGTGGTCCGCGCAGCGAAAATGGCGCATGCCGATCATTTTATCCGCACATTGCCGCAGGGCTATGACACGGTGCTGAATGAAGAAGCGTCCAACATCTCGCAGGGACAGAAGCAGCTGCTGACGATTGCCCGCGCCATTCTGGCCGATCCGGCGATCCTGATTCTGGACGAAGCAACGAGCAGCGTCGATACACGGACCGAGGTCTACATCCAGAATGCCATGAATGAGCTGATGAAGGGCCGGACCAGCTTCGTTATTGCCCATCGCTTGTCGACCATCAAGGGAGCCGATCTGATTCTGGTTATGAATCAAGGTACGGTGATCGAGCAGGGCACACACGATGAGCTGATGGCCCAGAACGGCTTCTATGCCGACCTGTACAACAGCCAGTTCAGCGACGACGCTGAGCCAAGCGCAGGATAG
- a CDS encoding DNA-3-methyladenine glycosylase family protein, with protein sequence MILHLEDPRIKELCSSDPRLGALIARLGALTISLERDPFESLVRSIISQQISVKAAATIRERVRRLAGVFTPQALHALEDETLRGAGLSASKTAYLRDLSSKLLSGELDFTAFPEMDNEAVIAALTSVKGIGRWTAEMFLMFVLGRENVISFGDAGLQRAALWLYDLETRKDKKYLQQIAHYWPSYGSYVCLYLWEAINQELVDSGKSFGELILEVHPDRDNEIREASDE encoded by the coding sequence GTGATCCTCCACCTGGAGGATCCGCGGATTAAGGAGCTTTGCAGCTCCGATCCCAGGCTTGGCGCCTTGATCGCCCGGCTTGGAGCCCTTACGATTTCCCTGGAGCGGGACCCGTTCGAATCGCTGGTCCGCTCCATCATCAGCCAGCAGATTTCTGTTAAAGCTGCGGCCACGATCCGCGAGCGGGTAAGACGGCTTGCCGGAGTCTTCACGCCTCAAGCGCTGCATGCGCTTGAGGACGAGACTTTGCGGGGCGCCGGCTTGTCGGCCTCCAAAACCGCTTATCTCCGCGACTTGAGCAGCAAGTTATTGTCGGGGGAGCTGGATTTTACAGCGTTCCCGGAAATGGACAACGAGGCAGTAATCGCCGCGTTGACCTCGGTGAAGGGCATCGGGCGGTGGACCGCCGAGATGTTCCTGATGTTCGTACTCGGCCGCGAGAACGTCATTTCCTTTGGCGACGCCGGATTGCAGCGGGCTGCGCTTTGGCTGTATGATCTGGAAACAAGAAAAGATAAAAAATATCTGCAGCAGATCGCCCACTACTGGCCTTCCTACGGTTCTTACGTCTGTCTGTATCTGTGGGAAGCTATCAATCAGGAACTGGTGGATTCGGGCAAAAGCTTTGGCGAGTTAATTCTTGAAGTTCATCCGGATCGTGATAATGAAATACGTGAAGCTTCTGACGAATAA